The Mobula birostris isolate sMobBir1 chromosome 1, sMobBir1.hap1, whole genome shotgun sequence sequence aagagacagaaggccatggaagcaagaaaaaggggggaggagcaccagagggaggcgatgggtggacaaagagataaggtgagggagggaaaagggatggggaacagtggggggggggaatggggggcattaccggaagtttgagtattcggtgttcatgctatcaggttggaggctacacaaatgaaatataatgtgttgtttctccaacctgactGTCGCCTCACCAtgtcagtggaggaggccatggatggacatatcggaatgagaatgggaagtggaattaaaatgggtagccactgggagatctcacttgttctggcagacgaAGCATAGGTggtcggcaaagcggtctcccaatctatgttgggtctcaacgatatacaggaggtcacaccgggagtatgtgaccccaacagactcagacatcccacctctcctggcagttccgggagtctcccgcatattgttagcggctccctgacacccgcaagttatatacaatatcctagaaatcaatttttttgagagcgagcgaacaagagggagagagagaggcagacagacagagagagtgagtgacagatgAAGCAAGAGAGTGGCAGGTAGAGCATccagttgatgaagctgcttttggtgctgccaaattccaattgtgatgtagaaagggcattcagcatggtgcatcacattaagacagaattcagaagtcagctgcctcacaaaacacttgtgaatctgatgtttTGCAagattaacaaattcattgacacagactgctatgaggttgagacttccagttgagacctccctgaaatgagtttttgcagggtgggatgtctgcagactCACAGAAATATCACCTCACTTTTACTGTGTTTGGTGAGTTTAGAGGCCGTGAGTGTGAGACAGACCCCAGTGAGTTTAgaggcagtgtgtgtgagacaggcTGCAGTGAGTTTagagagtgtgtgagacagaCCCCAGTGAgtttagagtgtgtgtgagagaggtccCAGTGAGTTTAGAGGCAGTGTGTGTGAGGCAGACCCATTGAGTTTAGAGGCAGTGTGTGTAAGACAGGCTGCAGTGAgttagagagtgtgtgtgagacaggcCACAGTGAGTTTAGAGgcagtgtgtgagtgagacaggcCCCAGTGTGTTTAGAGGCCGTGAGTGTGAGACAGACCCCAGTGAGTTTAgaggcagtgtgtgtgagacaggcTGCAGTGAGTTTagagagtgtgtgagacagaccccagtgtgtgtgagagaggtccCAGTGAGTTTAGAGGCAGTGTGTGTGAGGCAGACCCATTGAGTTTAGAGGCAGTGTGTGTAAGACAGGCTGCAGTGAGTTAgaaagtgtgtgtgagacaggCCACAGTGAGTttagaggcagtgtgtgtgtgagacaggccCCAATGTGTTTAGAGGCCGTGAGTGTGAGACAGACCCCAGTGAGTTTAgaggcagtgtgtgtgagacaggcTGCAGTGAGTttggagagtgtgtgagacagaCCCCAGTGAgtttagagtgtgtgtgagagaggtcccagtgagtttagaggcagtgtgtgtgagacaggcTGCAGTCAGTTTagagagtgtgtgagacagaCCCCAGTGAgtttagagtgtgtgtgagagaggtcccagtgagtttagaggcagtgtgtgtgagagaggtcccagtgagtttagaggcagtgtgtgtgagagaggtccCAGTGAGTTCAGAGGCAGTGTGTGTGAGGCAGACCCCATTGAGTTTAgaggcagtgtgtgtgagagaggtcccagtgagtttagaggcagtgtgtgtgagagaggtccCAGTGAGTTTAGAGGCAGTGTGTGTGAGGCAGACCCCATTGAGTTTAgaggcagtgtgtgtgagacaggtTGCAGTGAGTTAGAGAGTATGTGTGAGACAGGCCACAGTGAGTttagaggcagtgtgtgtgtgagacaggccCCAGTGAGTTTAgaggcagtgtgtgtgagagacaggccACAGTGAGTTTAGAGACCATGAGTGTGAGACAGACTCCAATGAGTTTAGAGGCAGCGTGTGTGAGACAGACTCCAGtgagtttacagacagtgtgtgtgagagacaggccACAGTGAGTTTAGAGGGAGTGTCAGAAACAGGGCCCAGTGAGCTTAGAGGCCATGAGTGTGAGACAGACCCCAGTGAGTTTAgaggcagtgtgtgtgagagacaggccACAGTGAGTTTAGAGGCCGTGAGTGTGAGACAGACCCCAGTGAGTTTAgaggcagtgtgtgtgagagacagaccCCAGTGAGTTTAGAGAGAGTGTCGGAAACAGGGCCCAGTGAGTTTACAAAGTGTGTGAGACAGGCCCCAGTGAGTTTAGAGGGAGTGTCGGAAACAGGGCCCAGTGAGTTTAGAGGGAGTGTGAGACAGGCCCCAGTGAGTTTAGAGGCAGTGTTGGAAACAGGGCCcagtgagtttacagggagtgtcGGAAATAGGTCCCAGTGAGTTTATAGGCAGTGTGTGGGAGATAGGCTGCAGTGAGCTTAGAGGGAGTGTCAGAAACAGGGCCCAGAGAGTTTAGAGGGAGTGTCGGAAACAGGGCCCAGCTAATTTTATGGGAGCACTGAAAAAGCAGTCTGCTGTGTTCAAAATGAATATGATAAACACGGTCCCTTAAGTTTAGCAGGAGCGCAAAAATAGAATTGAACAGCAACAGAaacagccatttggcccaacaaatTTTATTTCTCTCATTCTATCAATGGTTAATTAGTCCACAAGTCCTTCTCTTTCCCCACGGCATTGGTATTTTTTTCTGCTGCAAGGTATATCCATTTTCATGAAGAAAGCCCTTTGGAATCTCTATTCACTATCCTATCAAATTTTGCATACCAAATTCTAACCACACATTCCAGTATAAAAATTCTAACATCATTCCTTGGATGTTTGTCAATTATCTTCTGTCTCTGTCATCCAGCTTTTGACCTATAGCCATTAGAGGCTGATCTGCCTCATTTGTTTCATCATGCCTTTAAGCAAACTTACCACATTTTCTCTTTACATTTACTCCTTTAGGGagcttctcattctggcttcccaATTCCTCATTGTTGCAATTATTCTGGTAAATCGGTTCACTCAACAGAGCCCTAATCCTGTTCCTAAAGACTGATGCACTGAACTGTACCCGATATTCCAACAATGAAAATTGGACATGGCCCAAAAGGTCACCTTGACCGTTCAGTGAAATATTCACTCCTGCCAACATCAGTCTCTAGTTTTTTTTAACATTGCTTTTTTGGGATCTGGGCATCCCTGGCAAGGATGGCACCTATTTGCCATCGATAATTGCCCTTGGGAAGGTCTTGTTGGGTCACCTTTTTGAACTGCTGCACTCCCAGTGAAGGTGTTCTTGGGAGGGAGTTCTGGGATTTAGATCCCATGATACTGAAGGATGAGCAATATATTTCCGAACTGGAATTGCGTGCAACATTGAGCTGTAGAGTGTCCTCCTCCCATCAAGGCATATAGAGTTGACTTACCCAGCACTGGCAGATTCGCCAACCTGGGCGGTATCATTTGGCAGGTTGGTGGGAACGAGGATGACATCCAGTGCAGACACAGCAAAGTTAGAAAGGTCTTCGGATCAATGGGGATCAACCAAGTACAACgtccacaccaaggtgaagctgtaccagagctgtgtCCTGTCCACAGTCTTGTTCACGTCAGAATGCTGGCACATGACAGAGAACGAGATTGCTATCATTCCACACCATAAGCCTTTGGACGATCCTCCAGATTCTCTGGCCAAGAGAAATCTCCAGCCACGCCCTAATCCTTCAGTGTCATCATCATGAGGAAACATTGAAGATGGATTGGGCACATGATGAggccaattccatcatcaaagcagCACTTCATTGGACACCTGAAGGGTGGAGGAAATGCAGGAGACCAAAGGCAACTTGACACCATAtcatagaggcagaaatgaggaccctgaaccacacctgagGCGCAATagagatggccaaggacagagacagatggagaaccttcattgttgtcctaaatgccagcggcataACAGGTGGCAGCAGCAGTGACAACTGAGTAATCCTACGGGTGGTGATGTTGCCGTGCACCTGCTGCCCCTGTTCCTTTGGTAGCAGAGGATGTGAGTGTGGGAGTGTTATCACAATGTGGTGCATTCTGTAAATGGCAGACACTGCAGCCACTGTGTGCCGGTGGTGAAAGGAATAAATGTTTGGGTGGTGAACCCAGGTGTGCCGCTTTGCAGAGGATGGTGTCGAGCTCCCTGGGAATTGTCGGAGCTACTTTCATCCAGGCACGGGTCAGCAACCTCGTAGGTGACAGAAGTACGCAACCACAGTTCTGCTTTAAATGTGATCGAGGAGTCTGCCTTCAGCGCTCCTTGAAGTGGTGAGTTCCAAATCTCTGAGACCCCAAATAAAAAGTATCTTTAGCTCCCATTCTAGCCATTACTCTGAGTCAAGTAATTGATTTTAATTCATATATATTTCTCCTTCTCAATATAATTTAACTTGCATCTAATactgtttatttttgtaattgcatATTCAATTTGGAAGGGTTATAGGAAGGATTGGATTGATTGTGAAGTAGGTTAGCAGTTCGGCTGTTAGTGAGCTGAaaggcttgtactgtgctatatAGTTCTATATGTTCTGTGAAATACTGTGATTTATGAAATGCAGTCATGTAACTTAGCCAAGAGCAATTAAAATCAAGGGCTGCACAAACCTTAACCAACTGGGACAACTCGAGTGGCAAAGCTAAATTCGTAGGCTTCTTGTGCACTGATGGGGTGTTTGGTCAGAATAAGATCTAGTGCCCTGGATAATCTTACTGTGCCTCCATCAATCAGTGGGACACCTGGGACAAATGCAAGGAGCATTCTATaaagctcctgtacatcctgcaAATGCTAGAAGTTAAACATTTTTCCTCAGTGAAAAACAAGTACCAAATCACCTGCAGAAGACTTCTATGATAGCACTTCTCCCCATTACTCAGAAGTCAGGcaacaacaagattgctaatccTCCTGCTTCAGCGTAGCCACTCACTGCAGTTATCACTGGTTTTGAAAACTGTATCCGGGATAGGAAACAGAAAGGAAAAGTAACCATAGAATAAATAGATagtgctgaaaaggcatttgattcggttaattggaattttctttacagagttttacatagatttgctTTCCATGAcataattattaaaactatacaggcactatatgacaaccctgctgctaggattaaaatcaaatAGTTTTAttctagaaaggggcacgagacagggttgtgcatggtcaccgctactcttcgcattatatctggaaccattagctcaatacatcagacaaaatgaagatatcaggggaattacatattaaagggacagagcataaattggcctgttacgcggatgacattttgatctatctagggcaaccaaaatactctttacctaaattgatgcaatcctttgaacaatatggtcaattatcaggatacaagatcaacatggataaaacccaattactttaatataactatagcccaccgagagaaattgaaagtagatatccttgggcatggcaaacagagcctgtcaaatatttgggcatcattgtGCCAAAcaatttggcaaaattatcagaatggaattatcagcctatatataaaaaaattaaggaagatataacaagatgtaacctaattcctttttttagtctcagttcaaggattgaatctattaaaatgaatatactgcccagactattatatctctttcagaccctaccaatggagattaatcaaaatcaattcaatgaacggaacaaaatgttatcaagatatatatagcaaaggcctagagttcgtctcaaaactttgcaattagccaaggaaaaggggggatggggcctaccttctcttagagattattattttgcagcacagttgagagccgtgatatgttggtgcaacccatcatctgatgctcaatggaaaaacattgaggaggggatacttcccatccccatacaggcaattttggctgataacaacctacaaaggtacataaatactattgctaacccatgggtgaaatggactcttaaaatatggaaaactattataaaagaatataaactagagggagatactgcaattcttaaatggtgtgcatatgactcggatgctagatttaaggatcggacagctaaaggaataacaactatttgcaatataatgaaagaaggaacactgttcagttttgaaatgcttgaagagaaacacttattagaaaaacaagacttttatcagtatttacagatgtgacagtatgttaataggacggttaaaaatgtaaccaaggcaagtacatgattgatagagctatttagaaaagcatataatttagataacggtagtagaatcatttcaagcatgtataatggtttgtcaaatcttaaaacatccgacttcatacattaaaacaaaatgggagaaggaaggagggataattatttttgaggaagaatggacaataatatgcaGGTATCAATGggagtgtaccagttcacagaaatggagggagttcagatggaaaaacttgataagatattttattacaacctctcagaaatcccattatgatagtaacctccctgcttgctggagaaattgtggaaatcaaaatgaaaaccattatcatattttctggaatgccctgttatcaaagactattggagtgggatacataatgccctacaagacatctttaaatgtgaaattcccttagagagtaagaccatatattttgggtatatactacctcaagaatggttggtgcggtctttcattgattctattatggttattattctattatgggtttattgagtatgcccctgcaagaaaatgactctctgggttgtatatagtgatatctatgtacttggataataaatttaccttgaaattCAAAATATCCTTCCCATATCAGCTATCTTGTAAGATTTGGCAAGTTTGAATGaagtttcccttcctccttctGAACTCTATCAATTAcatgcccagagtcatcaaatgctcttcatacattaagcctttcattctcaggatcactgtgaatctcctctggacccgcCCAGCACCAGAACCTCTTTGCTTCAACACAGTGctcaaaaatgctcacaatatttcaaatgcaATCTGATTAACACCTTATaaacaacatcagcacatccttgcttGTATATTCTTGATTTCTTGAAGTGATAGCGAATCTCTGAGATTCCAATGCCACCTACACAGAAGGAACACTACCATAGCGAATTAACCTGTGTGTTTGAGATGTAGAGGGAAGTCAGAGGACCCAagggaaacccatatggtcagagggagaacgtgcagaTTCCATGCAGCACTGGAAATCAGACTGAAATTGGGTTACTGAAGCTGCAACTCAGCACATCCAACAGCTGTATCACCTAGCTATGTCACAAAGCTGGACTCTGTAATGGTGATTGCCTATCTTACAAATATCCTTCAGGGAAGGATATCTGCTCTCCTTACCTGCTCTAGCTTATCTGTAACTCCAGAGTCACCAACGTGGTTGACTGTTTTCTGTGCTTTTCTGGCCCAgcaaacatagtcatagtcatactttattaatcccgggggaaacaAAGTTCAGGAGGCAGTTAAGAACCGTCAACAAATGCTGGCCTTGTCAATAATGTCCACATACTAAGGGCAAATAATAAAGAACCCCACATTAAAAATAGCAAAACTTCAGGTTTCAGATTTCATGTTCTTTTGTCTGCAATCTAAGCCTGATAATACATTCCCTTTTAAAACTTGAGATAAAAGATTGGAAtcccaaatttgcagatgatcaGGCCGACATacgctgctccgcattcacagggaatcccaTAAATGTATATCGGCCAGACAGGGTGCATGacggaaacccgcatcaaggagcacaggagttgTATCCATTTGgattacccagagaaatcggcgGTAGCAGAATATTGCATTTGCAATAGCCATAGAATTGACTTTGACTGCACAAAACTACTGCGCTATGCCAATGACTTTTAGGACcatctggtgaaggaagccattgaagtaaAAGTAGAGAAAGAGAATTTTAACGACGACTAAAgtctctaagt is a genomic window containing:
- the LOC140191450 gene encoding LOW QUALITY PROTEIN: enoyl-CoA hydratase, mitochondrial (The sequence of the model RefSeq protein was modified relative to this genomic sequence to represent the inferred CDS: substituted 2 bases at 2 genomic stop codons) — translated: MSLRAEAPTTVTAVSTGCVVAGGGLGCNLHVFELHYLLTSSLLIFTRGNFCAGYDLKKFAEAALRGWMASSSLSIYSMVTFPFCFLSRIQFSKPVITAVSGYAEAGGLAILLLPDFXVMGRSAIIEVFCRXFGVPLIDGGTVRLSRALDLILTKHPISAQEAYEFSFATRVVPVG